The following are encoded in a window of Camelus ferus isolate YT-003-E chromosome 20, BCGSAC_Cfer_1.0, whole genome shotgun sequence genomic DNA:
- the GPANK1 gene encoding G patch domain and ankyrin repeat-containing protein 1: protein MSRSSLINFTPATDPSDLWKDGQLQSQPEELEPTLDGAATRAFYEALIGDESSTLEPQRSHPEPASKRKRKKRTMREAAAGTSGGHGQRRSLEAEDKMTQRILRAAQEGDLAKLKRLLDPHEAGGAGGNINARDAFWWTPLMCAARAGQEAAVRYLLNRGAAWVGVCELSGRDAAQLAEEAGFPEVARMVRESPGETRSQENWSQSPSPQYCETCGAHFRDSNHRTSTAHLLSLSQDLRPPSQPLGVPTSSPGFRLLLKGGWEPGMGLGPRGEGRANPIPTVLKRDQEGLGYRSAPQPRVTHFPARDTRAVAGRERTPRVTTMSQKRERRQEEKDRAWERDLRTYMNLEF, encoded by the exons ATGTCCAGGTCCTCCCTCATTAACTTTACCCCAGCCACTGACCCCAGTGACCTCTGGAAAGATGGGCAGCTGCAATCACAGCCTGAAGAGCTGGAGCCCACCCTTGATGGAGCTGCAACCCGGGCTTTCTACGAGGCCTTAATTGGGGATGAGAGCAGCACCCTGGAACCCCAGAGATCTCATCCTGAGCCTGCCagtaagagaaagaggaagaaaagaacaatGAGGGAGGCTGCAGCAGGAACATCAGGAGGACATGGACAAAGGAGATCCCTGGAGGCAGAAGACAAGATGACCCAGCGGATACTGAGGGCAGCCCAGGAGGGGGACCTGGCAAAACTAAAAAGACTGTTGGATCCCCATGAGGCAGGGGGAGCTGGGGGGAATATCAACGCTCGAGATGCCTTCTGGTGGACCCCGCTAATGTGTGCTGCCCGGGCCGGCCAGGAGGCAGCTGTGCGCTATCTCCTGAACCGTGGGGCTGCCTGGGTTGGGGTCTGTGAGCTGAGTGGCAGGGATGCTGCTCAATTGGCAGAAGAAGCGGGCTTTCCTGAGGTGGCCCGCATGGTCAGAGAGAGCCCTGGAGAGACGAGGAGTCAAGAGAATTG gtcccagtccccctccccccagtactGTGAGACCTGTGGTGCCCACTTCCGAGACTCTAACCACCGTACATCCACTGCTCACCTGCTGTCACTGTCCCAGGATCTCCGGCCCCCCAGCCAGCCCCTTGGGGTGCCTACCTCCAGTCCAGGCTTCAGGCTGCTGCTGAAggggggctgggagcctggaatGGGGCTGGGGCCCCGGGGTGAGGGCCGTGCCAACCCCATCCCCACTGTCCTCAAGAGGGACCAGGAAGGATTAGGCTACAGATCAGCACCCCAACCCCGAGTTACACATTTCCCAGCTCGGGATACCCGGGCAGTGGCTGGGAGGGAGAGAACCCCTCGGGTGACCACAATGAgccagaagagggagagaaggcaggaggagaaggacaGGGCCTGGGAGCGGGATTTGAGGACATACATGAATCTTGAGTTCTGA